The following are from one region of the Nicotiana tabacum cultivar K326 chromosome 3, ASM71507v2, whole genome shotgun sequence genome:
- the LOC142179252 gene encoding uncharacterized protein LOC142179252 has product MTSNIAESINVANNDARELSVMRLLEYMTNLLQQWNNKNRKSAMETSIELGEKYDKLLRENLIASEQMTHAWAVLKNQQLKPGQYCSFYYKKDKLLSTYEFSVNPMLDESLWVIPTEVMEDVVLPPKGRRNAGRPRKERLNPASEKESKRAFSCSVCGQGGHNRKTCRNRPK; this is encoded by the exons ATGACTTCCAATATTGCAGAGTCAATTAATGTAGCTAACAATGATGCTAGAGAGTTATCAGTAATGCGATTGCTGGAGTACATGACAAATTTGCTACAACAGTGGAACAACAAAAACAGAAAAAGTGCAATGGAGACATCTATAGAGCTTGGCGAAAAGTACGACAAACTCCTTCGGGAAAATCTGATTGCATCGGAGCAAATGACG CATGCTTGGGCGGTTTTGAAGAACCAACAGCTGAAACCTGGCCAGTATTGCTCTTTTTACTACAAGAAGGATAAACTCCTTAGCACTTATGAATTTTCAGTGAATCCGATGCTAGATGAGAGTTTATGGGTAATCCCAACAGAGGTGATGGAAGATGTGGTCCTACCACCTAAAGGGAGAAGGAATGCAGGAAGGCCAAGAAAGGAAAGACTCAATCCTGCTTCAGAGAAAGAGTCTAAGAGAGCATTTTCATGTTCTGTGTGTGGACAAGGTGGTCACAATAGGAAAACATGTAGGAATCGACCAAAATAA